TTGGCATGAAATATTTGGCTGACCATTTGTGTGTGGATATGTACTGTGCCtaaatttcaaagtaaatttacTTCAAAATGTATGTTTCATAATGTAAGGCAGCTTTGTAAATTATTGCTGCTAGAGTGGAAGAAGTTTAGCTGCAGAATGGATAAGCTGAAATAAATACCTACACTTGTAgttttttcacaaaaacaaaaatatgtaattctAAGTAACATGTAGTGTGCCCTGCCTACTCAACCTGTAAAAATTTCCTGTGTCTTGTGTTCGttccttattttctttattattgttGGTGGATTCAGTGAATTCCTATTATctgattttatttgtttaatcctTTTCACCATTGCAGTATTATTCTTCCCTGAATAATAACTGAATTGACTAATTTCTTACTTTTAAATGAGCAATGTTTCGAGTAAATGTAATCTTGATTTTTTGTTACTGAATGTCATTTTTTACCATTGTGTGGGTAATTTAATATCTGTTTAAATGTAGAAATACACACATATCTTGGCTGAGCCATCATCTTCTTATACATATCAATGTCATCAGCGGAAATACATATGTTGTTTCCTTCCCTTCAGTCTTGATTTCTATTCTCTTTCGCCATTTTATGgcaatatactattttaattctGTGAATGCTGATTTTCAAAGCTTAAACACattattctcattaaaaatttgatttatgcTCACCGTTGCAGATAAGTTTAAGAATTAacttggataattttttttttaattttgtattaatcTAACAATATGGCTGATCAATTCCCTGTTATAAACCTGCATTATTTTAACATTCTGTACTGTTGTGAATGTGCGTGGACTTATGATTTAGATTTTGCGTAAGCAGTATCACTTTTATCCCTCCCAGTTGGTTTACCTATCAAAATGCAATGGCATTACATGTCAGAaaaccattatttattttgtaaagtgCACAACATACTTCAAATGATCCAAAACAAATGGTGATATGGTATGTACTGTAAATCTTACTTGAAACCTTTGATTTACCTCATTGTGCATTTTAATTGCATATGTATTGGGGGTTATTTTAATGCACCTATATTTTATCAACAATATATATTTGAAGCTGTAAGAATAAAAGTCCTGCATAGTGTGCaatggaatagaaatatttcattcaacagatattttcaacaaatacagAACAATTTGTGCAATACACTAAATCTTTCTCCAGCCTCGTCCTAGATCTTTTCTCATACAGCATTCTTTTTCAGACTAAGTCTGGAATTTGGTGAAAACAATTCACTGGATTTTTTCTCTCCCACCTTCAAATTGTTGACTGAGATAATTTGAGAATTTTGCcattagagtaaaataaaatccCCTTTGTTAAGCTAAGTTCATTCAGTTTccgtatgtttttttatttcttgttttttttaatcacatatatttttcttttttcaaatttcttatgGTATGAGTGGGCTTCTGTCtttggaatttatttatattgttaaaaGTGGTTTCATCTTTTATTCAAAAGTATGTGAAAGATGATTCTCCTTCTGTTACCCTTCCATTGTCTTTTTTTCAATCATCTCAATAGCTTTTGGCTGCCCTATTTGTGCCCCAAGCATGTTAGACCATGTTTGTCGAATGCTCAGGTGCTTGTGTTGCCAAATGCCTGTGTTAAATGAAGCCTTTTGAGACGAGCCTCACGTAATGTTAACGTTCCCATTGCAGCATCTTCCGTCAGTCCCACCTCGGCCCTCCCTGCGCTGGGGACAGCATGCCCTCCGGCCCCAGGATCGGCCCTGGCCAGCTGGGGCTGCCCCTGGGCCAAGGCAGTGACGCGGGCTCGGACGAGAAGCTGCGCCACTTGCTGGACGACTCGGTGCTGGAGGAACCGAGGCTGCCCCCTCCACACCACCCGCACGTGCACCACCATGAGCACAGCACGAGCACCAACGACAAGAGTGGTGCGGTGGTTGCAGCGACGGATGGCGTCGAAGGCTCTGCGCAGACGGATGAAGATGAGGAGGAACTCAAGCTGCTCTCCAGGCATGGGTGAGTGGTGATATGTAATCAGCGTGAGCAGCTGTTTGGCTGCGATACATACTATGTATCTCCTTCAAATTCCTTTGATTTTCTAGACAGGTTCTGGCCTACAATATATTTACCTGCATCTACACGCAACCCCACTAAATAGCATCGCAAAATGGTAAAAGTCGGAATATTTTAGACAGGTAGGTCTTATTTGGTGCTCTCGCAAAAGAATAGAACTTTGGCACCCAGGCAGGAACAAACAAACCATGGGAAAATGTCCCGCATGACACTTGAATGTTTTATCTAGTTTATCATAGAAAGGAagacaatacatttttattgcctattttttgcctaaattgtgattattttaaaaggaaagaacTTATAGTATACACCatggatgaaatttgccatgacaAAATCATTTGGTAAACCCAGTCtcttggaagaagatggctttgtggtgtaactggtagcatacctgacttATAATTAGGAGATCtgagtttgaatcccggctaagccaaatgatttttttcatagggaattttatccttggtgtatataatttGCACCAACATGAGTGACTGCACACAAAGTCTCTTGTTcaatgcagtgctttgaaatgaacatttttctattGTGACCCTTATCCTCACATTCTATTCCTATTTCTATTAttagtacagtgaaacctgtcttaagcggaatctctcgggaccttcacttttttccggataagacagtattccgcttaactcagggtctgacaattcaaaaaagaccgcgaaagtcatatcacgtctaTTGCAATCGTTCCttaaaaggttggtttgactcaaattctacacgtaGACGAAATAATAAAGgaacagcatcgcattatttttaaattttttatttgaagtaatcagtcatttttgtctgtctttcctttttttcctgtagaatacaattttctacgttgccaatggccccaTGTAAGATGTTATACAAATCAGTGTTACCATTGTTGAGATtgcattcttctaattcttttaatgaaaccaacatttctctatacgattttttattttcttcacatattttGGTCACTTCGTCGGTGTCACAGCTTTCGTCTTCTTTATTATTGGCTATTAAGGAACCATCTTCATCGCTCGTGAGGAGATCGTTGTCGAAATCCACAAATGTCTCAGCATTCATGCCAATGCCTATTACTTGCTGCAATTCGCTTTGATCCACCATTGGCTCTAAAATAGCAATATATATAATCctgtaaatgcgtaaatatgcatttacattgGTGATACATtaggatataaattattttccttacctttCTCGGGGATCAGTTCTGGCAGAATTCCAGCTTTGGCGAAACATTGTTTAATAtctttcattgccaaattaatccaattaatggcatccagcaccaatattttttttaccacctcCGATACTGAATTCGCAGTATCTGCAGCAGCTAATAATGATCGCATCATGCACTTCCAATATTGTGCCTTCAGCGATCTAATTACTCCCTGATCCATTGGCTGAATGATGCTTGTTGTGTTTACCGGAAACCAGGCTAGCTCCACATTCGCAAGGTGAATTTTAGGGTGACAGGTTGCAttgtcaaggaaaagtatgactttcctatttttcctcttcatttcggcattgaaacttttaagccactctTCCATGATTGAAGCCGTGTTCCATGCTTTTTTACTATGTCTCCATTTGGCCGgtagcttctcaatttcaacgtttttgaaGCATTGTGGTAGAGCTGATTTCCCGATGACAAGAGGCTTTAGAAGCTCCCCTGCCatattcccacaaatgaaaatggtcaagCGCTCCTTTGAGTGCTTCCCTCCTACAGAATAAAGAATAAGTGTAAATATGACATCATTGTTAGAatttttacccaaaattctagAAGTAGAACCCGGAAATGAATACAAACCCTTGCAGTTTTCTCCTTTTACGCACAATGTTTTAGACAGCAGAGCCCTAAAATACATTCCGGTTTCATCCCCGTTGTAGATATCGCATGGTTGatagtctttaatttttacttgaaccatACATTTCCACTCTACGGTTTCCATATCAACGTCATTTGACTCGCCAACAACACTGCTCCAAACAACATTGCGTCTTGCTCTGAAGCTGTCTAGCCATCCATTGGAggccttaaaatccaattttcccaAAGAAATTGCTAATTCCTGGGCCTTTTCTTGGACTATTGGACCTGACAATGGAACAATGGAATGGACAATCTTGCTAGCACAAACCATTCCCAAACTaattcgtttatttcttcatattcgcagagaggtgttttcctctttgaatttAAACTAAGGCCTAAAATAATCGACGCAAACAACAGTTATTTTATGGTGTGTCGTTTTGAAAACTATTGTGGCATGGGAAAAcaagaaatatgtttcttagaacCTACCTCTTTCAAAGTCTCTTAATTTCGTCCTTCTTCTTAATTGCTTCGTAAACTTGAATCTTTCCGCACTTAAACTTCTCTTGTATCTACTTCACGGAGAGCTTTTCTCGTTCAAAGCACTCAATCAAgtccagtttatttttcagcgttAATACGTTTCGTGGCATGGAGGAAATCAATCAGCAGTTCCCTTTATTCTTAGCATTCTGCGTTGTATTCTTACGCTGTCGGCAGCACGTTGGAGAAAGATTCCTTCTTACTCAGTTGCGAGTAAGGATGCACAAAATGATTGAGCATGTAGAGAGAGGGTTCTACGAGTTGGAGGGGAGGTAAGTGTGCAAGCATTGGTTGGCGGAGTGGTTAAGAAAGGAGGTggcgggagggaagaggggtggagaTTTTTGTGGAGCATTTGATAAAATGTACGTGAAACGAAACTGCACTTTACACTAGGGACGATGGACATGAGGCACTGGAAGAGAATTAGCACTAGGTTTAGGGAGACGCGGAAGTGTTTTGGTCAAGGTTGATGCAATATTGTCCTGAGTCCCTCCTGCGACATGATGTcagtcaataatgacgtagagCATAGTGAACGTACGACACATTTAGCTGGTtccgttggattattttctatggaggactttacaaaaaaattttaggattttatttccttacggtaaaaattgtccatggattattttttaattccgcttaaccaagaaacacgtgcccgagaatcgattccgtttccgcatttgacagtttccgtttaacagagggcaccaatgcacgtaaaa
This genomic interval from Ischnura elegans chromosome 5, ioIscEleg1.1, whole genome shotgun sequence contains the following:
- the LOC124159562 gene encoding tigger transposable element-derived protein 6-like translates to MVCASKIVHSIVPLSGPIVQEKAQELAISLGKLDFKASNGWLDSFRARRNVVWSSVVGESNDVDMETVEWKCMVQVKIKDYQPCDIYNGDETGMYFRALLSKTLCVKGENCKGLYSFPGSTSRILGKNSNNDVIFTLILYSVGGKHSKERLTIFICGNMAGELLKPLVIGKSALPQCFKNVEIEKLPAKWRHSKKAWNTASIMEEWLKSFNAEMKRKNRKVILFLDNATCHPKIHLANVELAWFPVNTTSIIQPMDQGVIRSLKAQYWKCMMRSLLAAADTANSVSEVVKKILVLDAINWINLAMKDIKQCFAKAGILPELIPEKEPMVDQSELQQVIGIGMNAETFVDFDNDLLTSDEDGSLIANNKEDESCDTDEVTKICEENKKSYREMLVSLKELEECNLNNGNTDLYNILHGAIGNVENCILQEKKERQTKMTDYFK